In the Lepus europaeus isolate LE1 chromosome 18, mLepTim1.pri, whole genome shotgun sequence genome, one interval contains:
- the UBALD2 gene encoding UBA-like domain-containing protein 2 translates to MSVNMEELRHQVMINQFVLAAGCAADQAKQLLQAAHWQFETALSAFFQESNIPSSHHHHQMMCTPSNTPATPPNFPDALAMFSKLRASDSLQSGNSPMTAVACSPPANFSPFWASSPPSHQAPWIPPSSPTTFHHLHCPQPTWPPGAQQGAPQQKAVAAMDGQR, encoded by the exons ATGTCGGTGAACATGGAGGAGCTGCGGCACCAGGTCATGATCAACCAGTTCGTGCTGGCGGCGGGCTGCGCGGCCGACCAGGCGAAGCAGCTGCTGCAGGCGGCGCACTGGCAGTTCGAG ACCGCGCTGAGCGCCTTCTTCCAAGAATCCAACATTCCcagcagccaccaccaccaccagatg ATGTGCACGCCCAGCAACACGCCTGCCACGCCGCCCAACTTCCCTGATGCGCTGGCCATGTTCTCCAAGCTCCGCGCCTCCGACAGCCTGCAGAGCGGCAACAGCCCCATGACGGCCGTGGCCTGCTCCCCCCCTGCCAACTTCAGCCCCTTCTGGGCCTCCTCCCCGCCCAGCCACCAGGCGCCCTGGATCCCGCCTTCCTCCCCTACCACCttccaccacctgcactgcccacAGCCCACGTGGCCCCCTGGAGCCCAGCAGGGGGCTCCCCAGCAGAAAGCCGTGGCGGCCATGGACGGCCAGAGATGA